In a genomic window of Occallatibacter riparius:
- a CDS encoding response regulator — MRKRLLLGDDHSLMLDGLSRLLSTEFDVVGTATTGRELIAEADRLQPDVVVLDIGMPEMNGIEAARRLAKTHPGMRLIFVTQQLDPAYVHAAFATGARAYVAKQSAAKELMEAIRMALADRYYVSPLVGGEAGEIARAEPRRNPAELFQTKLTPRQREVLQLVAEGKSTKEISTCLNISIKTVEFHRSSLMDELGLRTIAELTRYAIAQGIVNQ, encoded by the coding sequence ATGCGTAAACGACTTCTTCTCGGAGACGACCACTCGCTCATGCTCGACGGCTTGTCGCGTCTGCTGAGCACCGAATTCGACGTGGTGGGCACTGCTACCACTGGCCGTGAGTTGATCGCGGAAGCCGACCGCCTCCAGCCCGACGTCGTCGTGCTCGACATTGGCATGCCCGAAATGAATGGCATCGAAGCCGCGCGCCGCCTGGCAAAAACTCACCCCGGGATGAGGCTGATCTTCGTCACGCAGCAACTTGATCCCGCTTACGTTCATGCGGCCTTTGCGACCGGCGCGCGAGCCTATGTCGCCAAACAGTCCGCCGCGAAGGAACTGATGGAAGCCATTCGCATGGCCCTCGCGGACCGCTACTATGTAAGCCCGCTGGTGGGCGGCGAGGCAGGCGAAATCGCGCGCGCTGAACCGAGAAGAAATCCTGCAGAGCTGTTCCAGACCAAGCTCACTCCTCGCCAGCGCGAAGTCCTGCAGCTTGTCGCCGAGGGAAAATCCACCAAGGAAATCTCCACTTGCCTCAACATCTCCATCAAGACAGTGGAGTTCCACCGCAGCAGCCTTATGGATGAGCTAGGCCTGCGCACCATCGCGGAACTCACTCGCTACGCCATCGCCCAGGGCATAGTGAACCAGTAG
- a CDS encoding CheR family methyltransferase: MPANETSALATEDSTQPSQQDPSPNLPFAPRIESAGEEQQAPALMYPVVGFGASAGGLDSLREILENLDPNTGMAFVLVTHMAPNQRSFLSEILERYTKMTVVPIENGLRAEQNHLYVLQPGQRLTIREGNFQVEELSPEDRTYRLIDTFFYSLAADQKNHAVGVVLSGGDSDGALGLKAIKAEGGIAIVQTPESAMQPGMPRSSIAADHVDLVLPPAEIAIELGRLGHQFTRPEVRSLEDGHAAPDDEQSFQRILQLLRGLSGLDLRLYKPETVRRRIARRMLLLRQDRLSEYHRLLQMRTDELRLLQEDVLINVTHFFRDAGFWDSLRLNVLPVLLQDRPPEKPIRIWCAGCSTGEEAYSLAIVVLEYLSQNSLDTPVQIFGTDASDQSVETARIAIYPETIAGEVSPERLRRYFVKVDRGYQVSKRVRDTCIFARQNLCADPPFSHIDILSCRNVMIYFNQVLQRQVMLTFHYALEAGGYMLLGMSEGLRDYGDVFNTVDRKHKIYMKTGAHLPFNYEPPRTYALTHAGGAIRPPVVEIDNNIWPEQELQRAADRIVLARFGPPGLIIDDRMNVLQSRGQTSSFLDITPGAVSWNLLRVLKDGLVNDVRTAAQRAIRDNVPASTQVTLIDEQKGEQQIEIDVLPITSASTRPRSFLILFQALSKGGVERRLPEQVLQPELSADEKERLIAQLRQDLNSTRFHLQSLVEERDARNQELVSANEEIQSANEELQSTNEELETTKEELQSANEELQTVNDELQQRNNVLTQTGNDLTNLLNSVNIPLLMLNSEFQIRQFTPPMQRLLSVRPTDIGRSINEIRLQLSIEDLEPILNEVLESLGTREMEVQDKEGRWHLLRVRPYRTSDNKIEGLVVLLLDIDQLRSSQQQLVDARDFASSVVESVPVPIAVLNQDCTVRTANTSFRELTQMPASDLVGRSMPDLATLLWGIQGIREKLEDLLRGPAGSLLEFEHESTTAQRRTLLIKAQALSTDGNRVLLLMIEDISLRREAERLITQEKHALEGEIAIAARKLNRTQEELRGLTGHLFSVQEEERQRVARELHDDISQRLSLIEIDLQQILAQNGKGKKDGLEKLQALREQLSALNTDVRTMSHRLHPAILHDLGLPAALKALVTEFGAREGMPANYSSHDLPNTVPMEASIALYRIAQEALRNVAKHAGKTHVKVVLSAPDSKVELKIMDFGIGFDRDADPTTHGLGMISMQERARLAGGTLDVQSGLGQGTTITVTIPVDGHA; this comes from the coding sequence GTGCCGGCGAACGAGACCAGCGCCCTAGCCACCGAAGATTCCACGCAGCCTAGCCAGCAGGACCCATCTCCCAATCTGCCCTTCGCTCCCCGCATTGAATCGGCTGGAGAAGAACAACAGGCTCCGGCCTTGATGTATCCAGTCGTCGGCTTCGGAGCCTCCGCTGGCGGCCTCGACAGCTTGCGCGAAATTCTGGAAAATCTCGACCCAAACACGGGAATGGCCTTCGTGCTGGTTACGCATATGGCGCCTAACCAGCGTAGCTTCCTCTCGGAGATTCTCGAGCGCTACACGAAGATGACCGTCGTTCCCATCGAAAATGGCTTGCGTGCGGAACAAAACCACCTCTATGTGCTGCAGCCAGGCCAGCGCCTCACCATCCGCGAGGGCAATTTCCAAGTCGAGGAGTTGTCCCCGGAAGACCGTACGTACCGCCTGATTGACACCTTCTTCTACTCTCTGGCGGCCGATCAGAAGAATCACGCCGTAGGCGTTGTGCTCTCGGGTGGCGACTCTGACGGCGCCCTTGGCCTCAAGGCAATCAAGGCGGAGGGTGGCATTGCCATCGTCCAGACCCCCGAGTCCGCCATGCAGCCCGGCATGCCGCGCAGTTCCATTGCCGCTGACCACGTTGATCTCGTTCTCCCTCCCGCTGAGATCGCCATCGAGCTCGGCCGTCTCGGCCACCAGTTCACGCGGCCCGAGGTGCGCTCGCTCGAAGACGGGCACGCGGCCCCCGACGACGAGCAGTCCTTTCAGAGAATCCTGCAGCTGCTGCGCGGACTCTCCGGCCTCGATCTCCGCCTATACAAGCCTGAAACCGTTCGCCGCCGCATCGCCCGCCGCATGCTGCTCCTGCGCCAAGATCGCCTGTCCGAATACCATCGGCTCCTTCAGATGCGGACCGACGAACTCCGCCTCTTGCAGGAAGACGTCCTTATTAATGTCACGCATTTCTTCCGCGATGCGGGTTTCTGGGACTCCCTTCGCTTGAATGTGCTGCCCGTGCTGCTCCAGGACCGGCCTCCCGAGAAGCCCATCCGCATCTGGTGCGCAGGATGCTCCACCGGAGAAGAAGCCTACTCTCTCGCCATCGTGGTTCTCGAGTACCTCTCCCAGAATTCCCTCGATACTCCAGTCCAGATATTCGGCACAGATGCCAGCGACCAATCCGTCGAGACCGCGCGGATCGCGATATATCCCGAAACTATTGCCGGTGAGGTAAGCCCCGAGAGGCTCCGCCGCTACTTCGTTAAGGTCGACCGCGGATACCAGGTCTCAAAGCGTGTTCGCGATACCTGCATCTTCGCCCGGCAGAATCTTTGCGCAGATCCCCCGTTCTCCCACATCGATATCCTGAGCTGCCGCAACGTGATGATCTACTTCAATCAGGTGTTGCAGCGCCAGGTGATGCTCACCTTCCACTATGCTCTCGAGGCTGGCGGCTACATGCTGCTGGGCATGTCCGAAGGATTGCGCGACTACGGCGACGTCTTCAACACGGTCGACAGAAAGCACAAGATCTACATGAAGACCGGCGCGCACCTGCCATTCAACTACGAGCCGCCGCGCACCTATGCCCTGACACACGCGGGTGGAGCGATTAGGCCGCCCGTCGTCGAAATCGATAACAACATTTGGCCTGAACAAGAGCTACAGCGCGCCGCCGACCGCATTGTTCTAGCGCGATTCGGACCGCCGGGCCTCATCATCGACGACCGCATGAATGTTCTGCAGTCGCGCGGTCAGACCTCCTCGTTCCTCGATATCACTCCCGGCGCGGTGAGTTGGAACCTGCTGCGCGTGCTCAAAGACGGTCTCGTCAATGACGTGCGCACGGCGGCCCAGCGCGCCATCCGTGACAACGTCCCCGCCTCCACCCAAGTCACCTTGATAGATGAGCAAAAGGGCGAGCAGCAGATCGAAATTGACGTGCTTCCCATCACCAGCGCCTCTACACGGCCGCGCAGCTTTCTCATTCTTTTCCAAGCCCTCTCGAAGGGAGGAGTGGAACGGCGCCTGCCCGAGCAGGTGCTCCAACCCGAACTCTCGGCGGACGAGAAAGAGCGCTTGATCGCGCAGCTTCGCCAGGATCTGAACTCCACCCGCTTTCACCTGCAATCGCTCGTCGAAGAGCGCGACGCCCGCAATCAGGAACTGGTTTCGGCGAATGAAGAGATTCAGTCTGCCAATGAAGAGCTCCAAAGCACCAACGAAGAGCTTGAGACCACGAAGGAAGAGCTGCAGAGCGCCAACGAAGAACTGCAGACTGTCAACGACGAGTTGCAGCAGCGCAACAACGTGCTCACGCAGACAGGCAACGATCTCACCAACCTGCTGAACAGCGTCAATATCCCGCTCCTCATGCTGAATAGCGAGTTCCAGATTCGCCAGTTCACCCCGCCCATGCAGCGGCTGCTCAGCGTCAGGCCCACCGATATAGGTCGGTCCATCAATGAGATCCGCCTGCAGTTGAGCATCGAAGATCTCGAACCCATTCTCAATGAAGTATTGGAATCGCTTGGAACCCGTGAGATGGAGGTCCAGGATAAAGAAGGCCGCTGGCATCTGCTCCGCGTTCGCCCTTATCGTACATCTGACAACAAGATTGAAGGCCTCGTCGTCCTCCTGCTCGATATCGATCAGCTCCGGAGCAGCCAGCAGCAACTGGTCGACGCCCGTGACTTCGCCAGTTCGGTGGTGGAGAGCGTGCCGGTGCCGATTGCGGTGCTGAATCAGGACTGCACCGTCCGCACCGCGAACACATCCTTCCGCGAACTCACGCAGATGCCTGCAAGTGACCTGGTCGGACGATCGATGCCTGATCTGGCAACCCTGCTATGGGGCATTCAGGGTATTCGCGAAAAGCTGGAAGACCTGCTGCGCGGCCCGGCTGGTTCCCTGCTCGAGTTCGAGCACGAGTCGACCACGGCGCAGCGCCGTACCCTTCTCATCAAGGCGCAGGCACTCTCCACTGACGGCAACCGCGTTCTGCTGCTGATGATCGAGGACATCTCCCTCCGCCGCGAAGCGGAACGCCTCATTACGCAGGAGAAGCACGCCCTTGAGGGCGAGATCGCAATCGCCGCCCGCAAACTCAACCGCACCCAGGAGGAACTGCGCGGCCTTACCGGGCATCTATTCTCGGTGCAGGAAGAAGAGAGGCAGCGGGTCGCCCGCGAGTTGCACGACGACATCAGCCAGCGGCTCAGCCTGATTGAAATCGACCTCCAGCAGATTCTCGCCCAAAACGGCAAAGGCAAAAAGGATGGACTGGAAAAGTTGCAGGCCTTGCGGGAGCAGTTGAGCGCGCTGAACACCGATGTGCGCACCATGTCGCATCGGCTCCATCCGGCCATCTTGCATGACCTTGGACTTCCAGCGGCGCTCAAAGCCTTGGTTACGGAATTCGGCGCCCGCGAGGGCATGCCGGCCAACTACTCCAGCCACGATCTGCCCAATACAGTGCCTATGGAAGCTTCCATCGCGCTTTACCGCATCGCGCAGGAGGCTCTGCGAAACGTAGCCAAGCACGCCGGCAAGACGCACGTAAAGGTGGTCCTCAGCGCGCCAGACAGTAAAGTGGAGTTGAAAATCATGGACTTTGGAATCGGGTTCGATCGCGATGCGGACCCCACGACTCACGGCCTCGGTATGATCTCCATGCAGGAACGCGCCCGCCTGGCCGGCGGCACCCTCGATGTGCAGTCCGGCCTTGGCCAGGGCACCACCATCACCGTCACCATACCTGTGGATGGCCATGCGTAA
- a CDS encoding chemotaxis protein CheB, with protein sequence MAARDIIVVGASAGGFEALQTLAAGLPADLKAAVFVTLHQSPHGEGILPLILNRAGALPTLHAEDGMLIEEGRIYVAPPDHHLMIRNGFLELGHGPKENLHRPCINVMFRSAAAAYRERVAGVVLTGLLDDGAAGLWEIQQHNGTTIVQDPEEAAYRSMPDSAIRGLNVQYIVRLGEIAPLLMRLAVEDEHAPVPAVPDPEPEPATQVCPECGGAMTMTRMSHLREFRCHTGHRFGLKSLIAEKITILERALTGALAQSEELTQLLRTAIQQGETEHGSDAAHTIERHLEQQDMLRHLLESGRDTSEILREA encoded by the coding sequence GTGGCAGCGCGCGACATTATTGTGGTCGGGGCCTCGGCGGGCGGATTCGAGGCGCTTCAGACCCTGGCGGCAGGTTTGCCAGCCGATCTGAAAGCCGCTGTGTTCGTAACCCTGCACCAGTCTCCACATGGCGAAGGCATTCTGCCTCTTATCCTGAATCGGGCGGGCGCCCTGCCCACCTTGCATGCCGAGGACGGGATGCTCATCGAGGAGGGCCGGATCTACGTCGCCCCTCCCGACCATCATCTGATGATTCGAAATGGTTTTCTGGAACTGGGGCATGGACCCAAGGAGAACCTTCATCGGCCGTGTATCAACGTGATGTTCCGTTCCGCGGCGGCGGCGTACCGGGAGAGAGTAGCGGGCGTAGTGCTTACGGGGCTGCTGGATGATGGAGCGGCCGGTCTGTGGGAGATTCAACAGCACAATGGAACGACCATTGTGCAGGATCCGGAAGAAGCGGCTTACCGCTCCATGCCCGATAGTGCGATCCGTGGATTGAACGTTCAATATATTGTGCGGCTCGGGGAGATCGCACCGCTGTTGATGAGGCTGGCGGTGGAGGATGAACACGCGCCGGTGCCCGCCGTGCCGGATCCAGAACCTGAACCGGCTACCCAGGTTTGCCCAGAATGCGGCGGCGCGATGACGATGACCCGGATGAGCCATCTGCGGGAATTTCGCTGCCATACGGGGCATCGGTTCGGGCTCAAGTCGCTGATTGCCGAGAAGATCACGATTCTGGAGCGCGCGCTTACTGGAGCGCTGGCGCAATCAGAAGAACTCACACAGCTTCTGCGCACGGCCATCCAGCAGGGCGAAACCGAACACGGCAGCGATGCTGCTCACACCATCGAACGGCACCTTGAACAACAAGACATGCTGCGCCACCTGCTTGAAAGCGGCCGGGACACCTCCGAGATTCTTCGAGAGGCGTGA
- a CDS encoding glycosyl hydrolase, whose amino-acid sequence MIEAFVLWNEPNNLSHWNFHLDPGWRGYAELVKLGSEAIRGVNPAVPVVLGGVSSCDCDFLRNMAAQGVMDHVDAVGVHGFPLDWNHWQIDDWPAKVAEAYDVSGKPVWVLEVGASSFGAEEVQEFGLRRTLELLSGRVERIHWYSLFDLPPTWPAETRHKEAEGSSYYRHYYLGLVKDDGRPKLAEGCFPSDGSVGICQWFHFEDPRLDDAVRWMKERGVRYLRTGLSWADAYRPNATAWFDRMMAALEPFDVALTLCFTPAHLGMEEHHTSPPRDNAQFAEFARWAAERYGPASSSTSAADEQKRLAIL is encoded by the coding sequence ATGATCGAGGCTTTCGTACTGTGGAACGAGCCTAACAATCTTTCGCATTGGAACTTTCATCTCGACCCAGGCTGGCGAGGATATGCCGAGTTAGTGAAGCTAGGCTCGGAGGCCATTCGCGGCGTGAATCCTGCCGTGCCCGTTGTGCTTGGTGGAGTGTCTTCATGCGATTGCGATTTTCTGCGCAACATGGCGGCACAGGGCGTGATGGATCACGTGGATGCTGTGGGCGTGCATGGGTTCCCACTGGACTGGAATCACTGGCAGATAGACGACTGGCCTGCGAAAGTGGCGGAGGCCTACGACGTTTCCGGCAAGCCGGTGTGGGTGCTGGAGGTGGGAGCATCCTCGTTCGGCGCGGAGGAAGTGCAAGAGTTCGGACTGCGGCGCACGCTGGAACTGCTCAGCGGGCGCGTGGAGCGCATTCACTGGTACAGCCTCTTCGATCTGCCGCCTACGTGGCCGGCTGAAACACGGCATAAGGAAGCTGAGGGCTCTTCCTACTATCGGCACTACTATCTCGGTCTGGTGAAGGATGACGGACGGCCAAAGCTCGCCGAGGGCTGCTTTCCATCAGATGGTTCCGTGGGGATTTGCCAGTGGTTCCATTTCGAGGATCCGCGGTTGGATGACGCAGTGCGCTGGATGAAAGAGCGCGGGGTTCGATATTTGAGAACAGGACTGAGCTGGGCAGACGCATATCGCCCGAATGCCACGGCATGGTTTGACCGGATGATGGCGGCACTTGAGCCGTTCGATGTGGCGCTTACGTTGTGCTTTACGCCGGCGCACCTGGGCATGGAGGAGCATCACACCAGCCCTCCTCGCGATAACGCGCAATTTGCCGAATTCGCTCGATGGGCGGCGGAGCGCTATGGGCCGGCGAGCAGCAGCACCTCAGCCGCAGATGAACAGAAGAGGTTAGCCATTCTATGA
- a CDS encoding NAD-dependent epimerase/dehydratase family protein: MSKQILITGGAGFVGSHLADGLLRAGHRVRVLDELNPQVHPGGRPDYLAKEVELLTGDMRDPNRLREAMTGVDVVFHFAACVGVGQSMYEISRYMSVNTIGTAELLQSILDSRSMVEKIVVASSMSIYGEGRYVCSQCGRHASPPVRPVEQLKAGHWDMHCEECGGVLKPVPTDESKPSEINSVYALSKRDQEELCLIYGRTYGLPVTALRFFNIYGTRQALSNPYTGVAAVFASRMLNGKQPLIFEDGEQMRDFVHVSDIVRANMLAMERPASNGQVINIGCGKPITIREVAEKLARSLGKDVLPVITNKYRAGDIRHCYADISKARVLLGYEPQMTHEEGFRELAEWLGEQQAEDKVETMLSELSAYGLTA; this comes from the coding sequence ATGAGCAAGCAGATATTGATTACCGGCGGAGCTGGGTTTGTGGGGTCGCATCTCGCGGACGGGTTGTTGCGCGCAGGGCACCGGGTGCGGGTACTGGACGAGCTTAATCCGCAAGTGCATCCGGGGGGGCGGCCGGATTACCTCGCCAAAGAAGTTGAGCTGCTCACCGGCGACATGCGCGATCCCAATCGTCTGCGCGAGGCGATGACCGGCGTGGATGTTGTCTTCCACTTTGCGGCGTGCGTTGGCGTTGGGCAGTCAATGTATGAGATCAGCCGCTACATGAGCGTGAACACGATTGGCACTGCAGAACTGCTGCAGTCGATTCTTGATTCGCGCAGCATGGTGGAGAAGATTGTCGTCGCTTCTTCGATGTCGATCTATGGCGAAGGAAGGTATGTTTGTAGCCAGTGCGGACGCCACGCATCGCCACCGGTGCGGCCGGTGGAGCAACTGAAGGCCGGTCACTGGGATATGCATTGCGAAGAATGCGGCGGCGTTCTGAAGCCTGTGCCTACAGACGAGAGCAAGCCATCCGAGATCAACTCGGTGTATGCGTTATCAAAGCGGGACCAGGAAGAGCTGTGCCTGATCTACGGCAGAACCTATGGGCTGCCGGTAACCGCGCTGCGCTTCTTCAATATTTATGGAACGCGGCAGGCGCTCTCGAATCCTTACACAGGCGTCGCGGCCGTGTTTGCTTCGCGCATGCTGAACGGAAAGCAGCCGCTGATCTTTGAAGACGGCGAGCAGATGCGGGACTTTGTTCACGTGTCGGACATTGTGCGCGCCAACATGCTTGCGATGGAAAGGCCGGCATCGAATGGGCAAGTGATCAACATCGGGTGCGGCAAGCCTATCACGATTCGCGAGGTAGCGGAGAAGCTCGCCCGCAGCCTTGGTAAGGATGTATTGCCGGTGATCACGAATAAGTACCGCGCAGGGGACATTCGGCATTGCTATGCAGATATTTCGAAAGCGCGTGTTTTGCTGGGCTATGAACCGCAGATGACCCACGAAGAGGGGTTCCGTGAACTTGCGGAGTGGCTGGGCGAGCAGCAAGCCGAAGACAAGGTAGAGACGATGTTGAGTGAATTGAGTGCATATGGATTGACTGCGTGA
- a CDS encoding GDP-mannose 4,6-dehydratase: MKLDGAGRLVLITGGAGFIGSNLAERLLRSPETHVRIFDNLSRRGVEQNVEWLRGMQGGSRLEFTRGDVRDAKAVRQALEGVTDVFHLAAQVAVTTSVDDPSTDFEVNAHGTFNVLEAARRSGRRPFLLFTSTNKVYGSLDRTPTEIEGTHYRACAKGLRGVTEEEPLDFHSPYGCSKGTADQYVRDYARIYDLPTVVFRMSCIAGPRQFGNEDQGWVAHFLYSVLEGCPISIYGDGFQVRDVLHVHDLVDAMQAVRRNIERTRGQIYNLGGGQERAVSIIEMLHIMEARTGKRLKLKYCEVRPGDQPWYVADTAKLERDTGWRPKRSLADTLEAIFDFWKAKQSKSAAEPRTQVLEQEVA, translated from the coding sequence ATGAAACTGGATGGAGCAGGCCGTTTGGTATTGATTACAGGCGGTGCCGGGTTCATTGGGTCCAATCTGGCTGAGCGTCTGCTTAGGTCGCCCGAGACTCATGTGCGGATCTTCGACAACCTCTCGCGCCGCGGTGTGGAACAGAACGTTGAGTGGCTTCGCGGCATGCAGGGAGGGAGCCGTCTTGAATTTACGCGCGGAGATGTGCGCGACGCGAAAGCAGTGCGACAGGCTCTGGAGGGCGTCACCGATGTTTTTCATCTAGCGGCACAGGTGGCAGTCACAACTTCGGTAGATGATCCGTCTACTGACTTCGAGGTGAATGCGCACGGCACATTCAATGTTCTGGAAGCTGCGCGCAGAAGCGGAAGACGTCCTTTTCTGCTGTTCACTTCGACGAACAAGGTTTACGGATCACTCGATCGCACTCCGACTGAAATTGAAGGCACGCATTACCGCGCATGTGCGAAGGGACTCCGCGGCGTGACGGAGGAGGAGCCCCTCGATTTTCACTCGCCCTATGGCTGCTCAAAAGGAACCGCGGACCAATATGTGCGCGATTACGCGCGCATTTATGACCTGCCGACTGTGGTGTTTCGGATGTCATGCATTGCCGGTCCGCGCCAATTCGGCAACGAGGACCAGGGGTGGGTGGCGCACTTCCTTTATTCGGTGCTTGAGGGATGTCCGATTTCCATTTATGGCGACGGATTCCAAGTGCGCGATGTGCTGCATGTGCACGATCTGGTTGACGCGATGCAGGCTGTTCGGCGCAACATTGAGCGCACGCGCGGGCAGATCTACAACCTGGGAGGCGGGCAGGAGCGTGCCGTTTCCATCATCGAGATGCTGCACATTATGGAAGCCCGCACCGGCAAGCGCCTGAAGCTGAAGTACTGCGAAGTACGGCCGGGCGATCAGCCCTGGTACGTGGCGGACACGGCGAAGCTTGAGCGCGATACAGGATGGCGCCCCAAGCGCAGTCTCGCAGATACTCTTGAGGCGATTTTCGACTTTTGGAAAGCGAAGCAGTCAAAGAGCGCCGCTGAGCCTCGAACTCAGGTGCTGGAGCAGGAGGTCGCATGA
- a CDS encoding TIGR04295 family B12-binding domain-containing radical SAM protein produces the protein MKYALVNPQWTFEGSTYFGCREPHVPLELLSAREMLRAAGHHVLLIDANMEELAPADVRSKLEAFGEDFLVIPTAPSYLFWRCPQPELRVPKVWIGSLARESKVVLIGPHGSATPHATMMKTGADVVLRGEPDQTLPQLSSVPWEMVPGCCWRDEEGRFRVSEGLGTTDMKAVTMLDYSDYPVERHTHLHHVFAGNGADHLKLGAEVEFARGCPYSCTFCNKTLFRNQFRERDLSQVLQEIDQLIARGVDYVYFIDEIFGVGKQVRVLLEEIAKRPLAIGFQTRIDLWNEESLELLGRAHCVSFECGIESITHEGREEFNKHCRFTTETIESTLLTARKHIPWVQANLIGTTHDDPAEVARFQRTLKAAGVWVSEPVPLFPFPGSPQYVQTFGAQPDEGAWERAHQFYLQLFGDRGFSDIQDQQPRSLAELECAL, from the coding sequence ATGAAGTATGCGCTTGTGAATCCTCAATGGACTTTTGAGGGCTCGACATATTTCGGTTGTCGCGAACCTCATGTGCCTCTGGAACTTCTGTCGGCGCGAGAAATGCTACGCGCGGCGGGGCACCATGTCCTGCTGATTGACGCCAATATGGAGGAGCTTGCTCCCGCAGATGTGCGGAGTAAGTTGGAGGCATTCGGAGAAGACTTTCTCGTTATTCCAACGGCGCCGTCGTATTTGTTCTGGCGATGTCCGCAGCCTGAGTTGCGCGTTCCTAAGGTGTGGATTGGTTCGCTGGCGCGAGAATCGAAGGTTGTGTTGATTGGGCCGCACGGATCTGCGACGCCGCACGCAACGATGATGAAGACGGGGGCCGATGTCGTTTTGCGCGGCGAACCCGATCAAACGCTGCCGCAACTTAGCTCCGTGCCGTGGGAGATGGTTCCGGGATGCTGCTGGCGGGATGAAGAAGGGCGCTTCCGGGTATCGGAAGGGCTTGGAACTACGGACATGAAGGCCGTGACCATGCTCGACTATTCGGATTACCCTGTGGAACGGCATACGCACCTGCATCATGTCTTTGCGGGCAATGGGGCGGATCACCTGAAGCTGGGCGCAGAAGTGGAGTTCGCACGCGGATGCCCCTATTCATGCACCTTCTGCAACAAGACGCTCTTCCGCAACCAGTTTCGCGAACGAGATCTGAGTCAGGTGCTTCAGGAGATCGATCAATTAATTGCCCGTGGAGTGGATTATGTCTACTTCATCGATGAGATTTTCGGCGTTGGCAAGCAGGTGCGGGTGCTGCTCGAGGAGATTGCGAAGCGTCCACTCGCCATTGGATTTCAGACGCGCATCGATCTCTGGAATGAGGAGTCGCTTGAATTGCTCGGGCGCGCGCATTGCGTTTCATTTGAGTGCGGGATTGAATCGATTACGCACGAGGGTCGAGAAGAATTCAACAAGCATTGCCGATTTACGACCGAGACGATCGAATCTACACTGCTCACGGCGCGGAAGCATATTCCCTGGGTGCAGGCGAATCTGATCGGCACGACTCACGACGATCCCGCGGAAGTCGCGCGCTTCCAGAGGACGCTCAAGGCTGCGGGCGTGTGGGTGAGCGAGCCCGTACCGCTATTTCCATTTCCGGGCAGTCCGCAGTATGTGCAGACATTCGGGGCGCAGCCGGATGAGGGCGCCTGGGAACGCGCGCACCAGTTCTACCTGCAGTTGTTTGGCGACCGCGGGTTCTCCGATATCCAGGATCAGCAACCACGGTCACTGGCGGAGTTGGAATGCGCGCTCTGA
- a CDS encoding glycosyltransferase family 4 protein: protein MRALITTDTVGGVWRFTHELAAGLLEAGDSVALVSFGQAASPGQSAECAELASRWGLAFRYVDSDVPLEWMQHNDRCFEAGDQLIGAVAQEFDPDVLHSNQFCYGALEIGVPKIVTAHSDVLSWARACRGETLQRSPWLERYCALVQQGLDKADAVTTPTQWMLRALKQGFRVSCESRAIPNGRKIANAVPGNGRRMQAVTAGRLWDEAKGVTFLEKVTSPMQLVIAGATDCDGSTAPELKNATLVGPQSERELLRLFRESAVYVCTSRYEPFGLAPLEAALCGCAVVARRIESLEEVWGDAASYFRNAEDLSDMLAWLWEDCGRLRMAQQRAAERASRYTRAAMVASYRALYSSVAETASVT from the coding sequence ATGCGCGCTCTGATCACGACCGACACGGTAGGCGGTGTCTGGCGGTTCACGCACGAGCTTGCGGCGGGACTGCTGGAAGCTGGTGATTCTGTAGCGCTGGTCAGCTTCGGCCAAGCGGCATCTCCGGGCCAATCTGCTGAGTGCGCGGAACTGGCATCGCGGTGGGGCCTTGCTTTTCGTTATGTGGATTCGGATGTACCGCTGGAGTGGATGCAGCACAACGATCGATGCTTCGAAGCAGGAGATCAGCTCATCGGCGCGGTGGCGCAGGAGTTCGATCCTGACGTCTTGCATTCAAATCAGTTCTGCTACGGAGCACTTGAGATTGGTGTTCCGAAGATCGTTACTGCTCACAGTGACGTGCTGAGCTGGGCGCGAGCGTGCCGCGGGGAGACATTGCAGAGGTCGCCATGGCTGGAGAGGTATTGCGCGCTCGTTCAGCAGGGTCTGGACAAAGCGGATGCCGTGACTACGCCAACTCAGTGGATGCTGCGCGCCTTAAAACAGGGTTTTCGAGTCTCGTGTGAGAGCCGCGCGATTCCGAACGGCCGGAAGATTGCGAATGCTGTGCCCGGGAATGGACGACGGATGCAGGCGGTGACCGCGGGTCGGTTGTGGGACGAAGCGAAAGGCGTCACCTTCTTAGAAAAGGTTACCTCTCCGATGCAGCTCGTCATCGCTGGGGCGACTGACTGCGACGGGAGCACTGCACCGGAATTGAAGAACGCCACTTTAGTCGGCCCGCAGAGTGAGCGTGAGTTGCTCCGCTTGTTTCGTGAAAGCGCTGTGTACGTGTGCACTTCACGCTATGAGCCCTTTGGACTCGCTCCCCTGGAGGCGGCGCTTTGTGGGTGTGCAGTGGTGGCGCGGCGGATCGAGTCGCTCGAGGAGGTCTGGGGAGACGCGGCGAGCTACTTCCGCAATGCTGAGGACCTATCAGATATGCTTGCGTGGCTCTGGGAGGATTGCGGCAGGCTCCGAATGGCGCAGCAACGAGCTGCCGAGCGAGCCAGCCGCTACACTCGCGCTGCAATGGTCGCATCTTATCGCGCTCTGTATTCGAGCGTCGCGGAGACGGCCAGTGTCACGTAA